A stretch of DNA from Vanacampus margaritifer isolate UIUO_Vmar chromosome 1, RoL_Vmar_1.0, whole genome shotgun sequence:
ggcgattcgattcgtatcacgattcataggtcacgattcgattcgattaatcccgataggaatctataaattgattgttgcgattttttgaaactcaaatttagaaaatactaatcagtaaacttgtacttgCACTgtgagatttgtatgaaaatgcatttatttatataatatttattatcaAATCCAGTCGAGAATTGCATgataatatcacgatatattgccaaatcgattttttttttacaaccctaGTGTTTATCctttcttcgcagaggataaagtgAGTTCTGATTGAATCCtgcactgccacctgctgttgaCTTAAATTGACGCCAAAACCTTGCGTGACCAAACAAGTGAGCTGTCGCGTTCGCAAACTGAGCCCATAGGCATCTTGATgtcaagacaaaatggccgccccctgagatggatgaaaatggatggattattcaGCTttattaatattccacaaaggcaATTTAAATCAGAATACCATTTTTAGGCaagtgggggcacatagaacatattgcaaatatttttggggacttCTGCTTTTAAGGGTTGaaaagtttttacttgtcgcaatgacatttcaaacataatcagacaatttttcactgtctgcgaagatcttttgaaactttttacgaaccctgaggaaaaccccaaattagcttcATTCGTATGCATTTGTCACTCAGTGCGATACAGGATGCTTTTCATTCATGaatttccaatttaaaaaaatgacactgaCACTGGGaacacatacttttttttttttaaatattttttttaaatcaaatcaaatcaaataaaaaaatgatgttgaaattttggaaaactttatttacagtagaactatttacttagtttttaatttagctttacacatgctgatgaccctggaagctctcTGCAATGTTTGTTCTaacttttaaacaaagctgtcactatagtttaaaatgaaaagaaataagtaaatatttaaaacaaattgatgctaatattttttcttttactgcaactgaatatcggcttgaaatatcggttatcggctaACAATCGGTAtaggccttgaaaaaaaacatctcggtCTATCACTATTAAAAGCGCAAGGTGTAATTTTCTTAGTTTATTTGACAGCTGATTTTTGTCCTCCAAGTGTCACAGGCAGCACAAGAAGAATTGCGTCGTCGGGCCAGGATGGCGCTTCTGGTCCACGTGCTGGCCTGCGCTTTTGGCCTGGGCTCCTGGGTGGCCGTCAACGGCCTGTGGGTGGAGCTGCCGCTCATCGTCAACAGCCTCCCCGAAGGCTGGGATCTGCCTTCCTACCTGACCGTCATCATCCAGATGGCCAACCTGGGACCTTTGCTGATCACGCTCATGCACAAAGTCAGGCCGGGCCGCCTGAACGAGCGGACCGTCATCTACGCCCTCCTCTGCGTCGGCGTGCTGTCCTGCGTCCTGCTGGCCTTCTTCTGGGACCGCACCAGCGTGGTGGCGGGCGCCTCGCACAGCACCGCCTTCTTCATCATCACTTTTTTCCTCTCGCTGGTGGACTGCACCTCCTCCGTCACCTTCCTGCCTTTCATGATGCAGCTTCCGGCCAAGTACATCACCACCTATTTTATCGGGGAGGGGCTGAGCGGCTTCGTTCCCGGCGTTGTCGCTCTGGCCCAAGGTGTAGGCATGGCGAAATGTGTTAACTCTACTCAGGGGACGGAAGGAAACCACTCAAGTGGAAGCGTGTGGTTCCTCCAGACTGTGTATCTCCCTCCCAACTTTTCCACAGAAGCGTTTTTCTTCATCCTGACAGCCATGATGTGCATAAGTCTGGCTGCTTTCGTCGCACTCAACAGACTTCATTTGTCGTCTGACGAAAACCTGATGGAGGGCTCGGCCAAGTCGGTGTGCTCCGGTTTGGACAATCCCGCGGCGGAGATTGACGGAAACGATAGAACATGTCAAAATGAGGAGGGGAGCCATACAAGGCCTCCCGCTCATTCTGTATACCAGCTGACCTTCATTTACTTCCTGGTGGTGTGGGCCAACGGCGCCACCAACGGCGTGCTGCCCTCCGTGCAGACGTACTCCTGCATGCCGTACGGCAACCTGGCCTATCACCTGTCGGCCGCTCTGGCTTCTGTGGCCAACCCGGTCGCTTGCACCATTGCAATGTTCTTCCAAAACAGGTACCGCTAGAACACTCTCCATATATCTCCAGGTTTTCAAATGTGGAGTGGCAAGGTTTGGCATTCATTCAAAAGGCAAATAATAATCAGCAAGGCATCAACAGCATGCATCTAACATGTACACAATCATAAACCCATGTTACATAGTAGGTACGTTATTCATTCATTAGACTCATGAGTAGCATTAGCTAGCATATGCTAGGGCAAACATATGTACAAACAAGCATGTCACACAAACGGTATATGCCGTTAAGCTCACCTTTTTACAGTCTCAAATGTCTAAATAATATCCGCAACTGTCGTCACAAGAACGCCAAGATGATTGGAGATGGTCTTATatcattttctttcttaatCTCCTGAAATGAGGCACTCCTTCGCTTTCTCTGGTCAATATTTAGTGTAGTACACACACGTCAAAACTTTTAAATAGATCAACTGACTACCAGTAATTCCAAGTTTGATGACCCCAATGATACTAATTAGACgacacagcccccccccccccaaaaaaaaaaatctgattttctGTTCTCAGTAATGGTGCATTTGAGGATCACCAAAAAAATAGGACATCTCTAACACCATCAGTGAATTAAACCAAGATGACGGCAAAGTAATATCGTTTTATTTCTTTGCCCTGTGTAGAAAAACTTGCCTAGTGTTCACTGTTTttctacaaataaaatataaaaaatggtgAAGTGAAACTATGGAGGGGTTCACtgtttaatacaataaaataaaaaaaagcaaatcttAAGAcattgcagtttaaaaaaaaaagacatttctttACTCAGGTGCCTGATTAGGTCCAAAAATATTTGGAGAAATATGGAATAAAAACAGCTATACTGTAATTCCTAAATTGTAActtaattgagtttttttttaatccattgtgATGgcctaatataatataatataatataatgctAACAGTATGTGTGATGAATAATTTCCCACTTCCTTGCGTTTTCAGGTCTCTTGTGTTTCTGGGCGTGCTGGCGCTGTTGGGGACGGGCTTTGGCAGCTATAACATGGCCATGGCTGCCATGAGCCCCTGTCCATTACTTCAGAGATCCGTGGCGGGAGAAGTTATCATTGTGAGGGACATGCAAACATGTTGCATAAACATAGGGTGACATAATACCTGCTGGCAGCATTAGCCAGGAAATGGCAAAGTTCAGCTTCTTAACCAATCAGTGTTGAGCAATTCTGCTCATAGCATAAGTGATAACTGCTCTTTAGAtctgttgtttttaataaacagtAGGCAATTTATGGAAAATTGTCCAAGCCCAATGTTGTCCATTTTGCCTTCAACAGGTCCTCTCGTGGCTCCTCTTCACCGGAACTCTTTCCTACTTGAAAGTGATGGTGGGTGTCATCCTGCGCGACCACAGTCGCAGCGCCCTCGTTTGGTGCGGAGCAGCAGTGCAAGCGGGGTCGCTGGTCGGCTCTGTCGTCATGTTCCCGCTGGTCAACGTCCTGATGCTCTTCAAGGCCGGCGACTTCTGCAACACCAAATGTCCACTCTGACGACTCTCATGTGGATCTAAAGACTTGTTTGCAAAGTACGGGATAATTTATTTTGTAGCAAAATGAATAAAGGATGCGGTACTGCACTGTTAACATAACTGGATGTTATATTTTAGCCATTGGCcgtttttgaatgtttttttgtaaatattgtaataaAACTGCATATTCCAGAATTCCTTCCTTGGATTTGTCCTCTCTATCAAAAGATTTCACATGTATTCATTTCAACATATTAACACGACAGA
This window harbors:
- the slc52a3-1 gene encoding solute carrier family 52, riboflavin transporter, member 3-A — encoded protein: MALLVHVLACAFGLGSWVAVNGLWVELPLIVNSLPEGWDLPSYLTVIIQMANLGPLLITLMHKVRPGRLNERTVIYALLCVGVLSCVLLAFFWDRTSVVAGASHSTAFFIITFFLSLVDCTSSVTFLPFMMQLPAKYITTYFIGEGLSGFVPGVVALAQGVGMAKCVNSTQGTEGNHSSGSVWFLQTVYLPPNFSTEAFFFILTAMMCISLAAFVALNRLHLSSDENLMEGSAKSVCSGLDNPAAEIDGNDRTCQNEEGSHTRPPAHSVYQLTFIYFLVVWANGATNGVLPSVQTYSCMPYGNLAYHLSAALASVANPVACTIAMFFQNRSLVFLGVLALLGTGFGSYNMAMAAMSPCPLLQRSVAGEVIIVLSWLLFTGTLSYLKVMVGVILRDHSRSALVWCGAAVQAGSLVGSVVMFPLVNVLMLFKAGDFCNTKCPL